In the Aeromicrobium fastidiosum genome, GGTCGAGACCTTGTCGAGGACGCTGTGCGCACCCTGGCTGAACAGCGTCGCGTTGTTGTCGGTCGGCGAGCCGTTCAAGTAGATGAGGTTGGCGTCGGTCTTCTTGTCGGCCTCGAGGCACTTCTGGAGACCCTCGCCCTGCAGGGCCCCGACCTTGCTGTTGTCGTACGAGATGTAGACGTCGGCCGAGCCACCGAGGGTCAGACGGTCGTAGTCGATCGTCTTGACGCCCTGCTTGGCCGCCTTGGCCTCGATGGCCGCACCCGAGTCGGAGTCGAGGTTGACGATCGCGAGGACCGTGACACCGTCGGTGATCATGCCGTCGGCGATGGTCGCCATCTTGTCCGCGTCGCCCTCGGCGTTCTGAATGTCCGACTCGACGCCGGCGGCGTCGAAGGCGGCCTTGAGCGCCGGCTTGTCGGCGCTCTCCCAGCGGACGGACGACTTGGTGTCCGGGAGGATGACGCCGATCTTGCCCTCGACCTTGCTGCCACCGCCGCCGTTGCCGCCGTCGCTGCCAGCGCTGTCGCTGCTGCTGCCGCCGCACGCGCTGAGCGCGAGCGTCGCACCCATGACCGTGGCCAGCACGAGATTGCGTGTCCGCTTCACACAGACCGCCTCCAATTCATCCGGTAGTGCGTTCTGGTCGAGGATGTTTCGCCCACGTAACGCGTTTGTTGTTTGGGACAACGTATAGCGTGTCGGGGGTCACGTCCAGCAACTCGGACAACAAATTCACGTCGGTCCTGATTTTTTGTCGGGAGCGGACGCCCCGACGGGGGCACCGCCGTGTCGGCGATGCCCCCGTCGGGTCTGTGACCTGCGCAGATGCAGGTGCGATGTCAGTCGAGCAGGCTGCGCAGCACGTACGGCATGATGCCGCCGTTGCGGTAGTAGTTGGCCTCGCCCGGCGTGTCGATGCGGACGACAGCGTCGAACTCGACGACCGAACCGTCGGCCGCGGTGGCCGCGACGTGGACCGTCTTGGGCGTACGACCCTCGTTGAGCTCGGTGATGCCCGTGAAGTCGAACGTCTCCTCGCCCGTCAGGCCCAGCGACTCGGCGTTCTCGCCTGCGGGGTACTGCAGCGGGAGGACGCCCATGCCGATCAGGTTCGAGCGGTGGATGCGCTCGTACGACTCGGCGATGACGACCTTGACGCCGAGCAGCGCCGTGCCCTTGGCCGCCCAGTCGCGCGACGAGCCCGAGCCGTACTCCTTGCCCGTCAGAACGACCAGCGGCACGCCTGCGGCCGCATACGACTCGGACGCCTCGAAGATGCTCGTGACCGGCGTGTCCTCGGCGAGGAGGTCACGCGTGAAGCCGCCCTCCGTGCCGGGAGCCATCTGGTTGCGCAGGCGGATGTTGGCGAACGTGCCGCGGATCATGATCTCGTGGTTGCCACGGCGCGAGCCGTACGAGTTGAAGTCGCGGGCCTCGATGCCGTGCTCGGTCAGGTACTTGCCGGCCGGGCTGTCCTTCTTGATCGCGCCGGCGGGGCTGATGTGATCGGTCGTGACCGAGTCGCCCAGCTTGAGCAGCACCCGTGCGCCCGAGACCTCGGTAACCGGCGAGGGCTCTCGCTGCATGCCGTCGAAGTACGGCGCCTTGCGCACGTAGGTCGAGTCAGGATCCCACTCGAAGACGTCGCCGTCGGGCGTCGGCAGGTTCTGCCAGCGCTCGTCACCGGCGAAGACGTCGGCGTACTCGCGCGTGAACGTGTCGGAGTCGATCGAGG is a window encoding:
- a CDS encoding sugar ABC transporter substrate-binding protein, which encodes MKRTRNLVLATVMGATLALSACGGSSSDSAGSDGGNGGGGSKVEGKIGVILPDTKSSVRWESADKPALKAAFDAAGVESDIQNAEGDADKMATIADGMITDGVTVLAIVNLDSDSGAAIEAKAAKQGVKTIDYDRLTLGGSADVYISYDNSKVGALQGEGLQKCLEADKKTDANLIYLNGSPTDNNATLFSQGAHSVLDKVSTYKNVAEQAVPDWDNDKAVTIFEQLYTKVSGKVDGVYAANDGLAGGVISILKKNGQNGKVPVTGQDASIEGLQNILTGDQCMTIQKSATGQAKALAEAAIAMVKGDKPETTGTVEDETGKREVPAILLDPVSIDKSNIQAVVDAGDLKASDICTADFAKLCEENGVK